The Blastomonas fulva genome contains a region encoding:
- a CDS encoding cell wall hydrolase, which yields MSRAPTGMKRFSAAMGLREWVAWLALALVLSLGASQIVRAQRGEDDTAAPRYQPREGLPFEHSGENFPGSAFYYLDDAGSLVQPSPAVLSGDVADGLSGGEFVRGVVLRGSPVDQGRALQCLTAAIYYEAAMEPDAGQQAVAQVVLNRMMHPSYPDTVCGVVYQGSERATGCQFSFSCDGAMARAPSQVYWARARRVAERALSGYVYRPVGTATHYHTTEVSPYWAPSLDFIGTIGAHRFYRWKGAAGRSMAFVRSHLGAEPFPGPKPRSTLILASAVDPLDPLVLAKAYEAARLKAEADNAVTLEAQRLGRAAPATAPSLNAVQAPAYAPDVVRRGGDAVFRGSNLPDNSQIRPEYRNSGQWIRQPGT from the coding sequence CTGGCATTGGTGCTGTCGCTGGGCGCCTCGCAGATCGTTCGTGCACAGCGCGGCGAGGATGACACGGCCGCCCCGCGATATCAGCCACGCGAAGGATTGCCGTTCGAGCATTCGGGCGAAAACTTCCCTGGCTCTGCGTTCTACTATCTCGACGATGCCGGATCGCTGGTCCAGCCGTCGCCTGCCGTGCTCAGTGGTGACGTTGCCGATGGGCTTTCGGGTGGCGAATTCGTGCGCGGCGTGGTGCTGCGTGGATCCCCGGTCGATCAGGGCCGCGCACTGCAGTGCCTCACCGCCGCCATCTATTACGAAGCCGCGATGGAGCCCGACGCCGGGCAGCAGGCGGTTGCACAGGTCGTGCTCAACCGGATGATGCACCCCAGCTACCCCGACACCGTCTGCGGCGTGGTCTATCAGGGGTCCGAACGTGCAACCGGCTGCCAGTTCAGCTTCAGCTGCGATGGTGCCATGGCGCGCGCGCCCAGCCAGGTCTATTGGGCGCGCGCGCGCCGGGTCGCGGAACGCGCGCTGTCGGGCTATGTCTATCGCCCGGTCGGCACCGCGACGCATTACCACACCACCGAAGTTTCGCCCTATTGGGCGCCCAGTCTTGACTTCATCGGCACCATCGGCGCGCACCGTTTCTATCGCTGGAAGGGCGCCGCCGGACGCAGCATGGCCTTTGTCCGGTCGCATCTGGGCGCGGAACCCTTCCCCGGCCCCAAGCCGCGCAGCACGCTGATCCTGGCGAGCGCAGTCGATCCGCTCGACCCGCTGGTGCTGGCCAAGGCCTATGAGGCCGCGCGCCTGAAGGCCGAGGCCGACAACGCCGTGACGCTGGAGGCCCAGCGTCTGGGCCGTGCAGCACCCGCCACCGCGCCGTCGCTGAACGCGGTGCAGGCTCCGGCTTACGCCCCCGACGTCGTCCGGCGCGGCGGCGATGCTGTGTTCCGCGGATCCAACCTGCCCGACAACAGCCAGATCCGCCCGGAATACCGCAACAGCGGCCAGTGGATCCGCCAGCCGGGCACCTGA
- a CDS encoding EAL domain-containing protein — protein sequence MRILLIWSLVSALLFGLAEFGEPVDDMFRAIRNKARDHDATGQIAVVGIDSRAQQQIGDWPWSAQRYADMIDRLSQAGARRVFFDFPINVAANDPQLPQLVDAMASMNGHVYIAANFAPEAADNSGEQLLPPAALRAVAGLVNTNIRTNGFNVAWHMPYSNKVGNQDIPSIASAISGVTGKPGEAFPIDYAVRLKSLPYVSAGEVLDRRASLDQLRGRDVIIGTNATGIGNRYAVPGQGPSASVFVTALAAETLLDGAPVTYGWWVPFLVAFLTSALLMRVSRTQLVLGMIATLPVCAVGLPLLLESLGRYADIMPALVLMLGAMGHHAWKLHRQTFDERGMVNEVSGQPNLNALRAAGLDSQDGLIAARIHNYAEAATALPSAAEKELVDQIIMRLTLGNGGCKVYQGDEGIFMWLMPAAGINNVGDQLAGLSAIFRSPANVSGRLIDLNIAFGVDADPGRTIQSRMSSALLACQEAQNAGEHWRVYDPTKLEATEWRVSMLGELDAAIDNGEVWVAFQPKLDLLSGEICGAEALVRWTHPEKGPINPEEFITAAERHDRIEKLTDHVLNRAVQVAAKLNSNGQRFDMAVNLSPRLIGHANLKPMVIQTLRRHGLPAERLILEITETAAMSSADAAMQELKDLRSLGLQLSIDDYGTGFSTLDYLKRCPATELKIDRSFVKMLVTSRSDRIMVNSTIELAHSLGEEVVAEGVEDSETLQLLAQMGCDKAQGYLIGRPMPYEALIDYLASYSPAKAA from the coding sequence ATGCGCATTTTGCTCATCTGGTCGCTCGTGTCCGCATTGCTGTTCGGGCTGGCCGAGTTCGGCGAGCCCGTCGACGACATGTTCCGCGCGATCCGCAACAAGGCGCGCGATCACGACGCCACCGGCCAGATCGCCGTGGTCGGCATCGACAGCCGCGCCCAGCAGCAGATCGGCGACTGGCCATGGTCGGCCCAGCGCTATGCCGACATGATCGACCGCCTGTCGCAGGCCGGCGCACGCCGGGTGTTCTTCGATTTCCCGATCAACGTCGCCGCCAACGATCCGCAGCTGCCGCAGCTTGTCGATGCCATGGCGAGCATGAACGGCCATGTGTATATCGCCGCCAACTTCGCGCCGGAAGCTGCCGACAACAGCGGCGAGCAGCTGCTGCCGCCGGCAGCGCTGCGTGCCGTTGCTGGATTGGTGAACACCAACATCCGTACCAACGGGTTCAACGTCGCCTGGCACATGCCCTACAGCAACAAGGTCGGCAACCAGGACATCCCTTCGATCGCGTCCGCCATTTCGGGCGTGACCGGCAAGCCCGGCGAGGCATTCCCGATCGACTATGCCGTCCGCCTGAAATCGCTGCCCTATGTCAGCGCGGGCGAAGTTCTGGACAGACGCGCCAGCCTCGACCAGCTGCGCGGGCGCGATGTCATCATCGGCACCAATGCCACCGGGATCGGCAACCGCTATGCAGTTCCGGGCCAGGGCCCGTCGGCGAGCGTGTTCGTCACCGCGCTTGCTGCCGAGACGCTGCTTGATGGAGCGCCGGTGACCTATGGCTGGTGGGTGCCATTCCTGGTCGCGTTCCTGACATCGGCGCTGCTGATGCGGGTATCGCGCACCCAGCTGGTGCTGGGGATGATCGCAACGCTGCCAGTGTGCGCCGTGGGCCTTCCGCTGCTGCTCGAAAGCCTGGGCCGCTACGCCGACATCATGCCCGCTTTGGTGCTGATGCTGGGTGCGATGGGCCACCATGCCTGGAAGCTGCACCGCCAGACCTTCGACGAGCGCGGCATGGTCAACGAGGTCTCGGGCCAGCCCAACCTCAATGCGCTGCGCGCTGCCGGGCTCGACAGCCAGGATGGCCTGATCGCCGCGCGAATCCACAACTACGCCGAAGCCGCCACCGCGCTGCCTTCGGCCGCGGAGAAGGAGCTGGTCGACCAGATCATCATGCGGCTGACGCTCGGCAACGGCGGCTGCAAGGTCTATCAGGGCGACGAAGGCATCTTCATGTGGCTGATGCCCGCGGCCGGCATCAACAATGTCGGCGACCAGCTCGCGGGACTGAGCGCGATCTTCCGCAGCCCGGCCAATGTCTCGGGCCGGCTGATCGATCTCAACATCGCCTTCGGGGTCGATGCCGATCCGGGCCGCACCATACAGAGCCGCATGTCGAGCGCGCTGCTCGCCTGCCAGGAAGCGCAGAATGCGGGCGAGCACTGGCGCGTCTATGATCCGACCAAGCTGGAGGCCACCGAATGGCGCGTCTCGATGCTGGGCGAACTCGACGCGGCGATCGACAATGGTGAAGTCTGGGTCGCGTTCCAGCCCAAGCTCGACCTGCTGTCAGGCGAAATCTGCGGCGCCGAAGCATTGGTGCGGTGGACGCATCCGGAAAAAGGCCCGATCAACCCCGAAGAGTTCATCACCGCGGCCGAGCGGCATGACCGGATCGAAAAGCTCACCGACCACGTGCTCAACCGCGCGGTGCAGGTTGCCGCCAAGCTGAACAGCAACGGCCAGCGCTTCGACATGGCGGTCAATCTCTCGCCGCGGCTGATCGGTCATGCCAATCTCAAGCCGATGGTCATCCAGACGTTGCGCCGCCATGGCCTTCCCGCCGAGCGGCTGATCCTGGAGATCACCGAAACCGCCGCCATGTCCAGCGCCGATGCCGCGATGCAGGAGCTGAAAGACCTGCGCAGCCTGGGTCTGCAGCTGTCGATCGACGATTATGGCACGGGCTTTTCGACGCTCGATTATCTCAAGCGCTGCCCCGCGACCGAGCTCAAGATCGACCGCAGCTTCGTCAAGATGCTGGTCACCAGCCGCTCGGACCGCATCATGGTCAACTCGACGATCGAGCTGGCGCATTCGCTGGGCGAGGAAGTGGTGGCCGAAGGCGTCGAGGACAGCGAAACGCTGCAGCTGCTCGCGCAGATGGGCTGCGACAAGGCGCAGGGCTATCTTATCGGACGGCCGATGCCGTACGAAGCGCTGATCGACTATCTGGCGAGCTACAGCCCGGCCAAGGCGGCCTGA
- the fsa gene encoding fructose-6-phosphate aldolase, translating to MKFFVDTADTADIADLAATGLLDGVTTNPSLIAKSGRDFLEVTREICALVEGPVSAEVVALDHETMMKEAEILRKISDNVAIKVPLTLDGLKTCKKLTDDGTMVNVTLCFSANQALLAAKAGATFISPFVGRHDDNGFDGMALIEDIRLIYDNYAFETEILVASVRHPIHVLESARIGADVATMPPSVIRSLFKHVLTDKGIEGFMADWAKTGQSIG from the coding sequence ATGAAATTCTTCGTCGACACCGCAGACACCGCCGATATCGCCGATCTGGCCGCCACCGGACTGCTCGATGGCGTTACCACCAACCCCTCGCTGATCGCCAAGTCAGGCCGAGATTTCCTCGAGGTGACCAGGGAAATCTGCGCGCTGGTCGAAGGTCCCGTGTCGGCAGAGGTCGTCGCGCTCGACCATGAAACGATGATGAAAGAGGCCGAGATCCTGCGCAAGATCTCCGACAATGTCGCGATCAAGGTGCCGCTGACGCTCGACGGCCTGAAGACCTGCAAGAAGCTGACCGACGATGGCACCATGGTCAACGTCACCTTGTGCTTCTCGGCCAACCAGGCGCTGCTCGCGGCGAAGGCCGGCGCGACCTTCATCTCGCCCTTTGTCGGCCGTCACGACGACAACGGCTTCGACGGCATGGCGCTGATCGAGGATATCCGGCTGATCTATGACAACTATGCGTTCGAGACCGAAATCCTCGTCGCCTCGGTCCGCCACCCGATCCATGTGCTCGAATCGGCCCGCATCGGCGCCGATGTCGCCACCATGCCGCCCTCGGTGATTCGGAGCCTGTTCAAGCATGTGCTGACCGACAAGGGCATAGAAGGATTCATGGCCGATTGGGCCAAGACCGGCCAGTCGATCGGCTGA
- a CDS encoding primosomal protein N' — protein MNRVRVLLFNSAIGPLDYSVPAGMELPAGSVVQVPLGPRRIDGIVWDAGALDATEVEASRLRPVAARHDIPPLSAPLRRLIDWTADYYLAPPAAVARMALPSGSLLGPGRAITEYRLNGSVPVRMTPQRQKAYDALEGAQATVRELAALAEVSEGVIRSLVQSGAFEAVEVPVDRPYPRPDPDHITPVLNDEQREAATRLAQAVAAAEPTPFLLDGVTGSGKTEVYFEAVAQALRQGKQTLLLLPEIALTQPFLTRIEKRFGTTPVAWHSGLKQTERRRAWNAIITGDARIIVGARSALFLPYANLGVIIVDEAHETSFKQEDGVRYNARDVAVMRGRFEGCPVVLSSATPALESRVMAEAGRYEALTLTHRYGGAQLPRIALIDLTENPPPRGQWIAPPLIEAMRERLERGEQTLLFLNRRGYAPLTLCRNCGHRFKCPNCSAWMVDHRLSGRLACHHCGHAEPSPSACPECGESDCLVACGPGVERIADEVAAIFPQARRAIVTSDTIWSPEKAAEFVAAVEARAIDIIIGTQLVTKGYHFPDLTLVGVIDADIGLEGGDLRAGERTFQQIAQVSGRAGRAAKPGEVFLQTRHPDAPVIDALVHGDREAFYAAETQARRDANVPPFGRLAAIIISSEDHDEARDAARQTGASAPELDGFAVYGPAPAPLSLLRGRHRFRLLVHARRNVEMQRIIRQWLDPMRWPPGVRVAVDVDPYSFV, from the coding sequence ATGAATCGCGTTCGGGTCCTCCTCTTCAACTCCGCCATCGGTCCGCTCGACTATAGCGTGCCTGCGGGCATGGAGCTGCCAGCCGGATCGGTGGTGCAGGTGCCGCTCGGGCCGCGGCGGATCGACGGGATCGTATGGGACGCAGGCGCGCTCGATGCAACCGAGGTCGAGGCCAGCCGGCTGCGCCCGGTCGCGGCCCGGCACGACATCCCGCCCCTGTCCGCGCCGCTTCGCCGCCTGATCGACTGGACCGCCGATTATTACCTCGCCCCGCCCGCCGCCGTCGCGCGGATGGCGCTGCCCAGCGGATCGCTGCTGGGCCCGGGCCGCGCGATCACCGAATACCGGCTGAACGGGTCGGTGCCCGTGCGCATGACCCCGCAACGGCAGAAGGCGTATGACGCGCTGGAAGGCGCGCAGGCAACTGTGCGCGAGCTGGCGGCACTGGCCGAGGTGTCCGAAGGTGTGATCCGCTCATTGGTGCAATCGGGCGCGTTCGAAGCGGTCGAGGTGCCCGTCGATCGCCCCTATCCGCGCCCCGACCCCGATCATATCACGCCCGTGCTCAACGACGAGCAACGCGAGGCCGCGACGAGGCTGGCGCAGGCGGTGGCAGCAGCGGAACCCACGCCGTTCCTGCTCGACGGGGTGACCGGATCGGGCAAGACCGAGGTCTATTTCGAGGCGGTGGCGCAGGCGCTGCGGCAGGGCAAGCAGACGCTGCTGCTGCTCCCTGAGATCGCGCTGACCCAGCCGTTCCTCACCCGGATCGAAAAGCGCTTCGGTACCACCCCGGTCGCGTGGCATTCTGGGCTCAAGCAGACCGAGCGGCGGCGCGCATGGAACGCGATCATCACCGGCGACGCGCGGATCATCGTCGGCGCGCGCTCCGCCCTGTTCCTGCCCTATGCCAACCTGGGCGTGATCATCGTCGACGAGGCGCACGAGACCAGCTTCAAGCAAGAGGACGGCGTGCGCTACAATGCGCGCGATGTCGCGGTGATGCGTGGGCGCTTCGAAGGCTGCCCGGTGGTGCTGTCGAGCGCCACGCCTGCGCTCGAAAGCCGGGTGATGGCCGAAGCGGGGCGTTATGAGGCGCTCACCCTCACCCACCGCTATGGCGGCGCGCAGCTGCCGCGAATCGCGTTGATCGACCTTACCGAAAACCCGCCGCCGCGTGGCCAGTGGATCGCGCCGCCGCTGATCGAGGCGATGCGCGAACGATTGGAGCGTGGCGAGCAGACGTTGCTGTTTCTCAACCGCCGCGGCTATGCACCGCTGACCTTGTGCCGCAACTGCGGGCACCGCTTCAAATGCCCCAATTGCAGTGCGTGGATGGTCGATCACCGGCTGTCAGGGCGGCTAGCCTGCCACCATTGCGGCCATGCCGAACCCTCGCCCAGCGCCTGCCCCGAATGCGGCGAGAGTGACTGCCTGGTCGCCTGCGGTCCGGGAGTCGAGCGGATCGCCGACGAGGTCGCGGCGATCTTCCCCCAGGCGCGGCGCGCGATCGTGACATCGGACACCATCTGGTCGCCCGAAAAGGCGGCCGAATTCGTCGCGGCGGTCGAGGCGCGCGCGATCGACATCATCATCGGCACCCAGCTGGTGACCAAGGGATACCACTTCCCCGACCTGACGCTGGTAGGCGTGATCGATGCCGATATCGGGCTTGAGGGGGGTGACCTGCGCGCAGGCGAGCGCACCTTCCAGCAGATCGCGCAGGTTTCGGGCCGCGCCGGTCGCGCCGCCAAGCCCGGCGAGGTGTTCCTGCAGACCCGCCACCCCGATGCGCCGGTGATCGATGCGCTGGTGCATGGTGACCGCGAGGCGTTCTACGCCGCTGAAACCCAGGCGCGGCGCGATGCCAACGTCCCGCCGTTCGGGCGGCTGGCGGCGATCATCATCTCGTCCGAGGACCATGACGAGGCGCGCGATGCCGCGCGGCAGACCGGCGCCAGCGCGCCCGAGCTCGATGGTTTTGCGGTCTATGGCCCCGCCCCTGCGCCGCTCTCGCTGCTGCGCGGGCGCCACCGCTTCCGGCTGCTGGTCCACGCCCGGCGCAATGTCGAGATGCAGCGGATCATCCGGCAATGGCTGGACCCGATGCGCTGGCCGCCAGGGGTGCGCGTCGCGGTCGATGTCGATCCCTATAGCTTTGTCTGA
- a CDS encoding S1C family serine protease, with protein sequence MNPMRLFALVVAACAALLAAPLSADPNDIQAASRSVVRVVLVAEEDGETFYVGHGSGFAVAPDKIITNAHLVAPMREDASIRIGIIPSEGTTTYGGKLVALSVRNDLALIEVEKGRLPSLPLLATPLDDGAQVMAIGYPAAVDRAQGLDARETVAPMAPVKTPGVISGGRTTRDFDTILHTAALAKGNSGGPLVDLCGRVAGVNSFGSLSDGNDAEYGFAVSNRELFTFLRSAKVDYRLADTPCRSVAELSAEERERAEQAEQAARARQLAEKAERRDLEENALREAEHAIIAARENHVAFVALMLVLAGMAGGATFVLHERGDLERRKIAAGIGGAFVLAAALGLVLRPGFDGAEDMAIAALKAKGVKPGAATGSADGQYVCRIVPERSRITGTSPQPVEIGWTTTGCVNDRTQYGRDTDGWTRVFVPNEEQAVSINRFDPETREFRTENFQLGLSAMQTARKIRARYSNNACTTNADAMADLEDMQKALRQALPTQPNEILVYSCSAKAPAAK encoded by the coding sequence ATGAACCCGATGCGCCTTTTCGCCCTCGTAGTCGCGGCCTGCGCGGCCCTGCTGGCGGCACCGCTTTCCGCCGATCCCAACGATATCCAGGCCGCCAGCCGCTCTGTCGTGCGCGTGGTGCTGGTCGCCGAAGAGGATGGCGAAACCTTCTATGTCGGCCATGGCAGCGGCTTTGCCGTGGCGCCCGACAAGATCATCACCAACGCGCATCTGGTCGCCCCGATGCGCGAGGATGCGTCGATCCGCATCGGCATCATCCCGTCCGAAGGCACCACCACGTATGGCGGCAAGCTGGTTGCGCTGTCGGTGCGCAACGATCTGGCGCTGATCGAGGTCGAAAAGGGCCGCCTGCCCAGCCTGCCGCTGCTCGCCACCCCGCTCGACGATGGCGCGCAGGTGATGGCGATCGGCTATCCTGCCGCGGTTGATCGCGCCCAGGGACTCGATGCGCGCGAAACCGTTGCGCCGATGGCCCCGGTCAAGACCCCCGGCGTCATCTCGGGCGGACGCACGACGCGCGATTTCGATACCATCCTGCACACCGCCGCGCTCGCCAAGGGCAACAGCGGCGGGCCGCTGGTCGATCTGTGCGGCCGCGTTGCAGGCGTCAACAGCTTCGGCTCTCTCTCCGATGGAAACGATGCCGAATATGGCTTTGCGGTCTCCAACCGCGAACTGTTCACCTTCCTGCGCTCGGCCAAGGTGGACTACCGCCTTGCCGATACGCCCTGCCGTTCGGTCGCAGAACTTTCCGCCGAGGAACGCGAGCGCGCCGAGCAGGCGGAACAGGCCGCGCGCGCGCGCCAACTGGCCGAGAAGGCCGAGCGGCGCGATCTCGAAGAGAACGCGCTGCGCGAGGCCGAACATGCGATCATCGCCGCGCGCGAAAACCATGTCGCGTTCGTCGCGCTGATGCTGGTGCTCGCCGGCATGGCGGGCGGCGCGACCTTCGTGCTGCACGAACGCGGTGACCTGGAAAGGCGCAAGATCGCTGCCGGCATCGGCGGCGCCTTCGTGCTGGCAGCCGCGCTCGGCCTGGTGCTGCGCCCTGGCTTCGACGGCGCCGAGGACATGGCGATCGCCGCGCTCAAGGCCAAGGGCGTCAAGCCAGGTGCCGCGACCGGGTCTGCCGATGGCCAATATGTCTGCCGGATCGTGCCCGAACGCAGCCGCATCACCGGCACCAGCCCGCAGCCTGTGGAAATCGGGTGGACCACCACGGGCTGCGTCAACGACCGTACCCAATATGGCCGCGACACCGATGGCTGGACCCGCGTGTTCGTGCCCAACGAGGAGCAGGCGGTATCGATCAACCGGTTCGATCCCGAAACCCGCGAGTTCCGAACCGAGAATTTCCAGCTGGGGCTGAGCGCGATGCAGACCGCGCGCAAGATCCGCGCGCGCTATTCGAACAACGCCTGCACCACAAATGCCGATGCAATGGCCGATCTGGAGGACATGCAAAAGGCGTTGCGCCAGGCGCTGCCCACGCAGCCCAACGAGATCCTGGTCTACAGCTGCAGCGCCAAGGCTCCTGCGGCCAAGTGA
- a CDS encoding bifunctional transcriptional activator/DNA repair enzyme AdaA, whose protein sequence is MTMDDTINDIAAWDAVLRRDRGFDGRFVTGVLTTGIYCRPSCAARHPARGNVRFFADGAAARAAGLRACKRCLPDDVARDEVAVLSAIKAIQASEEPLALAALAAECGYSPAHFQRVFTRHTGLSPAAYARALRGERAREALSREPRVVDAIYEAGFSAPSRFYGSMKGRIGMDPSVWKNKGAGVDIHWTQSPTSLGLLLVAWTDRGVCRLSFNEGPEALAARFPAATLHKADTDAATILAGVIAEVEAPATGAAIPLDVRGTAFQEAVWKALSEIPAGETRSYAQIAASIGKPKAVRAVGSACGANPVAVLIPCHRALRTDGTLGGYAYGLEIKTELLKRESD, encoded by the coding sequence ATGACGATGGATGACACGATCAACGACATCGCCGCGTGGGACGCGGTACTGCGCCGCGACCGCGGGTTCGACGGCCGCTTCGTCACCGGGGTGCTGACCACCGGGATCTATTGCCGCCCGTCCTGCGCGGCGCGGCATCCGGCGCGGGGCAATGTGCGCTTCTTTGCCGATGGCGCGGCGGCGCGCGCGGCGGGCTTGCGCGCCTGCAAGCGCTGCCTGCCCGACGATGTCGCACGCGACGAGGTTGCCGTGCTCAGCGCGATCAAGGCGATCCAGGCGAGCGAGGAACCGCTGGCGCTGGCGGCGCTGGCGGCAGAATGCGGCTATTCGCCCGCGCATTTCCAGCGCGTGTTCACCCGCCATACCGGCCTGTCGCCCGCCGCTTATGCCCGCGCATTGCGCGGGGAACGCGCGCGCGAGGCGCTCAGCCGCGAGCCCCGCGTGGTCGATGCGATCTACGAGGCAGGCTTCAGCGCGCCATCGCGCTTTTACGGATCGATGAAAGGACGGATCGGCATGGATCCTTCGGTATGGAAGAACAAGGGTGCGGGCGTCGATATCCACTGGACGCAAAGCCCGACCAGCCTTGGTCTGTTGCTGGTGGCATGGACCGACAGGGGCGTGTGCCGCCTGTCGTTCAACGAGGGGCCCGAAGCGCTCGCCGCACGCTTTCCTGCAGCCACGCTGCACAAGGCGGACACGGACGCCGCGACGATACTCGCCGGAGTGATCGCCGAGGTCGAAGCCCCTGCAACCGGCGCTGCCATCCCGCTCGATGTGCGGGGCACCGCGTTTCAGGAGGCGGTTTGGAAGGCGCTGTCCGAAATCCCGGCGGGCGAGACTCGCAGCTATGCCCAGATCGCAGCGAGTATCGGCAAGCCCAAGGCAGTGCGCGCGGTTGGGTCTGCCTGTGGGGCCAATCCGGTTGCGGTGCTGATCCCGTGCCACCGCGCGCTGCGCACCGATGGCACACTGGGCGGCTATGCCTATGGCCTTGAGATCAAGACCGAGCTGCTCAAGCGCGAATCGGACTGA
- a CDS encoding DUF1203 domain-containing protein, translating into MSYAITGLAPSSFSDLFTLSDADLAARNAMRVEVTAHPGFPCRISLEDAAIGETVILLHHVSHDAPTPYRSAYAIYVRDVGAAADYRDSLPPVMRGRALGLRSFDAKGMLRDARLAAPGQADAAIRGLFDNPAIAYIHAHNAAHGCFVAQVDRA; encoded by the coding sequence ATGAGCTACGCGATTACCGGCCTTGCGCCGTCGTCCTTTTCCGATCTGTTCACCCTGTCCGATGCCGACCTTGCCGCCCGCAATGCCATGCGGGTGGAGGTCACCGCGCACCCGGGCTTTCCCTGCCGGATCAGCCTCGAGGATGCCGCGATCGGCGAAACCGTGATCCTGCTGCACCATGTCAGCCATGATGCACCCACGCCCTATCGCAGCGCCTACGCCATTTATGTGCGCGATGTCGGCGCTGCAGCGGACTATCGCGACAGCCTGCCGCCGGTGATGCGGGGCCGGGCGCTGGGGCTTCGATCGTTCGATGCCAAGGGCATGCTTCGCGACGCGCGCCTTGCAGCGCCCGGGCAGGCCGATGCAGCGATCCGGGGCCTGTTCGACAATCCCGCGATCGCCTATATCCACGCGCACAATGCGGCGCATGGTTGCTTCGTGGCGCAGGTCGACAGGGCATGA
- a CDS encoding methyl-accepting chemotaxis protein → MRRDMLHRLAGLSVHAKVRLGLTVMLGLMALLAVGAIGVVAMTQYTTSHLISGRIQPTVRMQAVIDGYRESLAISSKVESGVMPPASGVSALDALERKINRNWNKLEASDFATEFKPQMTELRHSRATADAAKAKLRRLLENEAIEEMDYFISNDLHRGLDPMLITSQNAIDVMRQRAVQQLGFLRSVYVIALAFSALLVLAGGFFVHWCVRYTNRDFLLPLTELGQYALPENRDAVTVRDLGLRRRDEIGAIARAIHRSHAKADRALKAEKERQAAQLQLQREQIDRQQERARRALELDRLFASHEARLSELSDNLAQAAVGMREGAQMMKRNAAQAQDYSMFIADNANQAAQSMQAIDTHGRRLQQTGGEVRELVADSTRNIYDAHNASQSSRDTADQLHAVAGEISDILSLITHIAKQTNLLALNATIEAARAGEAGRGFAVVAQEVKNLANQTQHAAASVEQRLGSIASMTREVSGTIVTVDGHVATIRHNADRIDQAVSDQHRASSDILNAIRVVQGGSQQVLAQMTELKEKSSRANLSADALSQTAEDVARQSQELRAQMQQLAQAVRSA, encoded by the coding sequence ATGCGCAGGGATATGCTCCACCGGCTGGCCGGGCTGAGCGTTCATGCCAAGGTGCGCCTGGGGCTGACGGTGATGCTGGGCCTGATGGCGCTGCTCGCCGTCGGCGCGATCGGCGTTGTCGCGATGACGCAGTACACCACCAGCCACCTGATTTCAGGGCGAATCCAGCCGACGGTGCGGATGCAGGCGGTGATCGACGGCTATCGGGAATCGCTGGCGATATCGAGCAAGGTGGAATCGGGGGTGATGCCGCCTGCCAGCGGGGTGAGCGCGCTCGATGCGCTGGAGCGCAAGATCAACCGCAACTGGAACAAGCTCGAGGCAAGCGACTTTGCCACCGAGTTCAAGCCGCAGATGACAGAGCTGCGCCACAGCCGCGCGACCGCCGATGCGGCGAAGGCCAAGTTGCGCCGGTTGCTCGAAAACGAGGCGATCGAGGAGATGGACTATTTCATCTCCAACGATCTGCACCGCGGGCTCGACCCGATGTTGATCACCAGCCAGAACGCGATCGACGTCATGCGCCAGCGCGCGGTGCAGCAGCTGGGCTTTCTGCGAAGCGTCTATGTCATCGCGCTGGCGTTCTCCGCGCTGCTCGTGCTGGCCGGAGGGTTTTTCGTCCACTGGTGCGTGCGCTACACTAATCGCGACTTCCTGCTGCCGCTGACCGAGCTGGGGCAATATGCGCTTCCCGAAAATCGCGATGCGGTGACGGTGCGCGATCTGGGACTGCGGCGCCGCGACGAGATCGGCGCCATCGCGCGTGCCATCCACCGCTCGCACGCCAAGGCGGATCGTGCGCTCAAGGCGGAAAAGGAGCGTCAGGCGGCACAGCTGCAGCTCCAGCGCGAGCAGATCGATCGCCAGCAGGAACGCGCACGGCGCGCGCTCGAGCTCGATCGGCTTTTCGCCAGCCACGAGGCGCGGCTGTCTGAACTGTCGGATAATCTCGCGCAGGCCGCCGTCGGCATGCGAGAGGGTGCGCAGATGATGAAGCGCAACGCGGCGCAGGCGCAGGACTACAGCATGTTCATCGCCGACAACGCGAATCAGGCGGCGCAATCGATGCAGGCCATCGACACCCATGGCCGCAGGCTTCAGCAGACCGGCGGCGAGGTGCGCGAGCTGGTCGCCGACAGCACGCGCAACATCTATGATGCGCACAACGCCAGCCAGTCGAGCCGCGACACCGCCGATCAGCTACACGCGGTCGCAGGCGAGATTTCGGACATTCTCTCGCTGATCACCCATATCGCCAAGCAGACCAATCTGCTGGCGCTCAACGCCACGATCGAGGCCGCGCGCGCGGGCGAGGCGGGCCGGGGCTTTGCGGTTGTGGCGCAGGAGGTCAAGAACCTTGCAAACCAGACCCAGCATGCCGCGGCATCGGTGGAGCAACGGCTGGGCAGCATCGCCAGCATGACCCGCGAGGTCTCCGGTACCATCGTCACCGTCGATGGCCATGTCGCCACGATCCGCCACAATGCCGACCGCATCGACCAGGCGGTTTCCGATCAGCACCGTGCCAGCAGCGACATCCTCAACGCGATCCGCGTGGTGCAGGGCGGCAGCCAGCAAGTGCTGGCACAGATGACCGAGCTCAAGGAGAAATCCTCTCGCGCCAACCTGTCTGCCGATGCACTCAGCCAGACCGCCGAGGACGTCGCGCGCCAGTCGCAGGAGCTGCGCGCGCAGATGCAGCAGCTGGCGCAAGCAGTCCGGTCGGCCTGA